In one window of Microbacterium natoriense DNA:
- a CDS encoding sugar ABC transporter substrate-binding protein, with the protein MKVNKRGIAAFGAIAMVSTLTLAGCSTGSSDDDSKGDDAASALTVWVDSERVDALQGAADSYEEKTGVKVELVGKSVDDMKDDFIQQVPTGKGPDIVMGAHDWLGELSTNGVVAPLELGDSASDYLPVALQAATYDGTVYMLPYAVENIAVLRNADLVPAAATSFDDMISKGKFVVEQGAEGNPYHLYPFQTAFGAPVFGTDDSGSYDSADLQLGSEGGFAFADWLAAQGKNGTGNLNTDVDGEIAKQQFLDGTAAFWLTGPWNVGAAVDAGINVAIDPVPSPTGETASPFAGVKGFFVSAESKNKVAANDFLVNYIGTKDVQLELFKAGNVLPALTAAADEAASDPIIAGFQAVGADAVPMPAIPAMGSVWQFWGVAEAAIINGADPKTTWQKLVDDVTAAIK; encoded by the coding sequence ATGAAGGTGAACAAGAGGGGCATCGCCGCCTTCGGCGCGATCGCCATGGTTTCGACTCTGACGCTCGCCGGCTGCTCCACCGGGAGCAGCGACGACGACTCGAAGGGCGACGACGCCGCCAGCGCCCTGACCGTCTGGGTCGACTCCGAGCGCGTCGACGCGCTGCAGGGCGCCGCTGACTCCTACGAGGAGAAGACCGGTGTGAAGGTCGAACTCGTCGGCAAGTCCGTCGACGACATGAAGGACGACTTCATCCAGCAGGTCCCGACCGGCAAGGGCCCCGACATCGTCATGGGCGCGCACGACTGGCTGGGCGAGCTGTCCACCAACGGCGTCGTCGCGCCTCTCGAACTCGGCGACTCGGCGTCCGACTACCTCCCGGTCGCGCTCCAGGCCGCGACCTACGACGGCACCGTCTACATGCTTCCTTACGCGGTCGAGAACATCGCCGTGCTGCGCAACGCCGACCTCGTTCCGGCGGCCGCCACGAGCTTCGACGACATGATCTCCAAGGGCAAGTTCGTCGTCGAACAGGGCGCAGAGGGCAACCCGTACCACCTGTATCCGTTCCAGACCGCATTCGGCGCCCCCGTCTTCGGCACCGACGACTCGGGCAGCTACGACTCGGCTGACCTGCAGCTCGGCAGCGAGGGCGGCTTCGCCTTCGCCGACTGGCTCGCCGCCCAAGGCAAGAACGGCACCGGAAACCTCAACACCGACGTCGACGGCGAGATCGCCAAGCAGCAGTTCCTCGACGGCACGGCGGCCTTCTGGCTGACCGGTCCGTGGAACGTCGGCGCCGCAGTCGACGCGGGCATCAACGTGGCGATCGACCCCGTCCCCAGCCCCACCGGTGAGACCGCGTCGCCGTTCGCCGGCGTCAAGGGCTTCTTCGTCAGCGCCGAGTCCAAGAACAAGGTCGCTGCGAACGACTTCCTGGTGAACTACATCGGCACGAAGGACGTCCAGCTCGAGCTGTTCAAGGCCGGCAACGTCCTGCCCGCACTCACGGCTGCTGCAGACGAGGCTGCCTCCGACCCGATCATCGCCGGCTTCCAGGCCGTCGGCGCCGACGCCGTTCCGATGCCGGCCATCCCGGCCATGGGCTCGGTGTGGCAGTTCTGGGGCGTGGCCGAGGCTGCGATCATCAACGGTGCGGACCCGAAGACGACGTGGCAGAAGCTCGTCGACGACGTGACCGCGGCCATCAAGTAA
- a CDS encoding YajQ family cyclic di-GMP-binding protein, whose product MADSSFDIVSKVDHQEAENALNQAHKEIEQRYDFKGTGASIAWSGEQVLIIANTEERAKAVLDVFQSKLIKRGISLKSLDSGEPFASGKEFRIVSSLKDGISSENAKKIGKLIRDEGPKGVKSQIQGDELRVQSKSRDDLQAVIALLKGSDLDIDLQFINYR is encoded by the coding sequence ATGGCTGACAGTTCCTTTGACATCGTCTCGAAAGTGGATCACCAAGAGGCAGAGAACGCCCTGAATCAGGCCCACAAGGAGATCGAGCAGCGCTACGACTTCAAGGGCACCGGTGCGTCGATCGCGTGGAGCGGCGAGCAGGTGCTGATCATCGCGAACACCGAGGAGCGCGCGAAGGCGGTGCTCGACGTGTTCCAGTCGAAGCTCATCAAGCGCGGCATCTCCCTGAAGAGCCTCGACTCGGGCGAGCCCTTCGCCAGCGGCAAGGAGTTCCGCATCGTCTCGAGCCTCAAGGACGGCATCTCCTCCGAAAACGCGAAGAAGATCGGCAAGCTCATCCGCGACGAGGGCCCCAAAGGCGTGAAGAGCCAGATCCAGGGCGACGAGCTGCGCGTGCAGTCCAAGAGCCGCGACGACCTGCAGGCGGTGATCGCATTGCTGAAGGGCAGCGATCTCGACATCGATCTGCAGTTCATCAACTACCGCTGA
- a CDS encoding GntR family transcriptional regulator — translation MNRRGLGSGRGETKQLLAEEVFAHIASQIVDGTLAPGQRIRDVEVADELHVSRTPVREALQRLERLGMVTMYPSRYTEVTAVTPEVVAQTLEFAGYQAGVTTRMGLARVDDAERVHLAGLVEEMYAAQGGSDISRTRWAVFSYLSDRCDNAQQRSLIQDAGITLFRNLRDWDVPEDDRQRMQQIYRDFRDAVLDGDGDRAELLARAMHYV, via the coding sequence ATGAATAGAAGAGGACTGGGGTCCGGGCGCGGCGAGACGAAGCAGCTGCTCGCCGAGGAGGTCTTCGCGCATATCGCGTCGCAGATCGTCGACGGCACACTCGCGCCTGGGCAGCGCATCCGCGACGTCGAAGTGGCGGACGAGCTGCACGTGTCGAGGACGCCGGTCCGCGAGGCGCTGCAGCGCCTGGAGCGCCTGGGCATGGTGACGATGTACCCGAGCCGGTACACCGAGGTCACGGCGGTCACACCCGAGGTCGTCGCGCAGACGCTGGAGTTCGCCGGCTACCAGGCGGGAGTGACCACGCGCATGGGACTTGCCAGGGTCGACGACGCCGAGCGCGTGCATCTCGCCGGACTCGTGGAGGAGATGTACGCGGCGCAGGGCGGAAGCGACATCTCCCGCACTCGTTGGGCGGTGTTCTCTTATCTCAGCGATCGCTGCGACAATGCGCAGCAGCGATCCCTGATCCAGGACGCCGGCATCACCCTGTTCCGCAATCTGCGGGACTGGGATGTCCCGGAGGACGACCGGCAGCGGATGCAGCAGATCTATCGCGACTTCCGCGACGCCGTTCTCGACGGCGATGGCGACCGGGCCGAGCTCCTCGCCCGCGCGATGCACTACGTCTGA
- a CDS encoding alpha/beta hydrolase: protein MSEWIPDVLGDEFAQRTLELADDHEGPVVATLVRALPTESGWWDRPFGRFRNPLTRRRPLDDVDVLYVHGWSDYFFQKRLARFWTARGARFFALDLRKYGRSLRQGQTPGYITDLSTYDEDIEAALVAMGRGSEGTASGRRLVLLGHSTGGLTLSLWASRHPGAADAVILNSPWLEFQVASVRPLITPMAELQARLRPLEAAPQVDLGFYTRAQQEVADPDDPVDVNLAWRPVQTMAVHAGWFRAILAGHAKVAAGLSIAVPVCVLLSARSATPTRWSADLTSADTVLVVDDIAKAALKLGPTVTVERIDGALHDVFLSRHEAREEAYARLDRWVRGWAAADQT, encoded by the coding sequence ATGTCTGAGTGGATCCCCGACGTCCTCGGCGACGAGTTCGCGCAGCGGACGCTCGAACTCGCAGACGATCACGAAGGCCCGGTGGTCGCGACGCTGGTCAGAGCGCTGCCGACTGAGTCCGGCTGGTGGGACAGACCTTTCGGCAGGTTCAGGAACCCGTTGACAAGGCGGCGCCCGCTCGACGATGTCGACGTGCTCTATGTGCACGGCTGGTCGGACTACTTCTTCCAGAAGCGCCTCGCCCGCTTCTGGACAGCGCGCGGTGCGCGGTTCTTCGCTCTCGACCTGCGCAAGTACGGCCGCAGCCTGCGTCAGGGGCAGACGCCCGGCTACATCACTGATCTCTCCACCTACGACGAGGACATCGAAGCGGCTCTCGTGGCGATGGGCCGCGGCTCCGAAGGGACGGCATCCGGCCGTCGTCTGGTCCTGCTCGGGCACTCGACCGGCGGACTCACGCTGAGCCTGTGGGCCTCGCGGCACCCTGGCGCCGCCGATGCCGTCATCCTGAACAGTCCGTGGCTGGAGTTCCAGGTGGCGTCGGTCCGTCCGCTGATCACGCCGATGGCCGAACTTCAGGCGCGGCTGCGTCCTCTCGAGGCCGCACCACAGGTCGATCTCGGCTTCTACACGCGGGCACAGCAGGAAGTCGCCGATCCCGACGATCCGGTGGACGTGAATCTGGCCTGGCGCCCGGTGCAGACCATGGCGGTGCACGCCGGGTGGTTCCGCGCCATCCTGGCCGGACACGCGAAAGTCGCGGCCGGCCTCTCGATCGCCGTGCCGGTGTGCGTGCTGTTGTCGGCGCGCTCCGCGACACCGACCCGATGGTCGGCCGATCTCACGTCCGCCGACACGGTGCTGGTCGTCGACGACATCGCCAAGGCGGCGCTGAAACTCGGTCCGACCGTGACGGTCGAGCGCATCGACGGCGCCCTTCACGACGTGTTCCTCTCACGGCACGAGGCCCGCGAGGAGGCCTACGCGAGGCTCGACCGCTGGGTGCGCGGGTGGGCGGCTGCCGATCAGACGTAG
- a CDS encoding FAD-dependent oxidoreductase, producing MTKLRLAIVGAGPAGIYAADILLKAERKFDVSIDLFEQLPAPYGLVRYGVAPDHPRIKGIITALRDVLDRGDIRLFGNVRFGEDITLDDLKKHYNAVIFATGAIRDTALDIPGIDAVASYGAADYVSWFDGHPDVPREWPLDAESVGVLGNGNVALDVARMLAKHAEDLLVTEVPENVYEGLSASRITDVHVFGRRGPAQVKFTPLELRELGELRDVDMVVYDEDFDYDEASKDAVASNKQVMVIDRVLQSWRKRDSVNNAGGTASRRLHLHFWARPVEVRTDESGRVAALVYERTQPDGQGGAIGTGELREVPMQALYRAIGYFGSPLPGVPFDKKHGVIPNREGQVLAKDSNQRVPGIYATGWIKRGPVGLIGHTKSDAMETVRHIINDQGSWWQPEDPSEDSVTALLEERGVKWTDLEGWHRLDEHEIALGAPQERARVKVVPRDVMVRVSRGE from the coding sequence ATGACCAAGCTCAGACTCGCCATCGTCGGCGCAGGCCCCGCCGGCATCTACGCCGCCGACATCCTGCTCAAGGCCGAGCGCAAGTTCGACGTGTCGATCGACCTGTTCGAGCAGCTTCCCGCGCCCTACGGGCTCGTCCGCTACGGCGTCGCCCCCGACCACCCGCGCATCAAGGGCATCATCACGGCTCTGCGCGACGTGCTGGACCGCGGCGACATCCGCCTGTTCGGCAACGTGCGCTTCGGTGAGGACATCACGCTCGACGATCTCAAGAAGCACTACAACGCGGTGATCTTCGCGACTGGCGCGATCCGCGACACCGCGCTCGACATCCCCGGGATCGACGCGGTCGCCTCCTACGGCGCGGCCGACTACGTCAGCTGGTTCGACGGCCACCCCGACGTGCCGCGCGAGTGGCCGCTCGACGCCGAATCCGTGGGCGTGCTGGGCAACGGCAACGTGGCCCTCGATGTCGCGCGGATGCTCGCGAAGCACGCGGAGGATCTGCTTGTCACCGAGGTGCCCGAGAACGTGTACGAGGGGCTCTCGGCGAGCCGGATCACCGATGTGCACGTGTTCGGTCGACGCGGGCCCGCTCAGGTGAAGTTCACCCCGCTGGAGCTGCGCGAGCTCGGCGAACTGCGCGACGTCGACATGGTCGTGTACGACGAGGATTTCGACTACGACGAGGCGTCGAAGGATGCCGTCGCCAGCAACAAACAGGTCATGGTCATCGATCGCGTGCTGCAGTCGTGGCGCAAGCGCGACTCCGTGAACAACGCGGGCGGTACGGCATCCCGTCGACTGCACCTGCACTTCTGGGCGCGTCCGGTCGAGGTGCGCACCGACGAGAGCGGCCGGGTCGCAGCCCTCGTCTACGAGCGCACACAGCCCGACGGTCAGGGCGGCGCGATCGGCACGGGCGAGCTGCGCGAGGTCCCGATGCAGGCGCTCTACCGTGCCATCGGCTACTTCGGTTCGCCGCTGCCCGGTGTGCCGTTCGACAAGAAGCACGGCGTGATCCCCAACCGCGAGGGTCAGGTCCTCGCGAAGGACTCGAACCAGCGCGTTCCCGGCATCTACGCGACCGGTTGGATCAAGCGCGGACCGGTCGGCCTCATCGGCCACACCAAGTCCGACGCCATGGAGACTGTCCGTCACATCATCAACGACCAGGGCTCCTGGTGGCAGCCTGAAGATCCCTCCGAGGACTCCGTGACCGCGCTCCTGGAGGAGCGTGGCGTGAAGTGGACCGACCTCGAGGGCTGGCACCGACTCGACGAGCATGAGATCGCGCTGGGCGCCCCACAGGAGCGCGCACGGGTCAAGGTCGTCCCGCGCGACGTGATGGTGCGGGTCTCCCGCGGGGAGTGA
- a CDS encoding ubiquinone/menaquinone biosynthesis methyltransferase, whose amino-acid sequence MFDQVAAGYDRTNTAMTVGNDALWRAATTRAVAPKPGERILDLGAGTASSSASLARSGAEVVAADFSPGMLAEGQRRHGGMRNLSFVEADATNLPFGDAEFDAVTMSYALRNVNDPKKALRELFRVTKPGGRLVINEFSTPPGKLFRGAYRFYNAQVLPRVARVAGTNGDAYDYLNESIRDWPDQRALSAWIREAGWTDVAYRNLSFGIVALHRARKPE is encoded by the coding sequence ATGTTCGACCAGGTCGCGGCCGGCTACGACCGCACGAACACGGCCATGACGGTAGGCAATGACGCGCTCTGGCGCGCCGCGACGACGCGCGCCGTCGCCCCGAAGCCGGGGGAGCGCATCCTCGACCTCGGTGCGGGCACGGCCTCGTCGTCGGCCTCCCTCGCCCGCAGCGGCGCCGAGGTCGTCGCGGCCGACTTCTCGCCCGGGATGCTCGCAGAGGGCCAGCGCCGACACGGCGGCATGCGCAATCTGTCGTTCGTCGAAGCAGATGCCACGAACCTCCCCTTCGGCGACGCCGAGTTCGACGCCGTCACGATGTCATACGCGCTGCGCAACGTGAACGACCCGAAGAAGGCGCTGCGCGAGCTCTTCCGCGTCACCAAGCCCGGCGGGCGGCTCGTGATCAACGAGTTCTCGACGCCACCGGGCAAGCTCTTCCGCGGCGCCTACCGGTTCTACAACGCTCAGGTGCTGCCCCGCGTCGCGCGCGTCGCGGGCACGAACGGCGATGCATACGACTATCTGAACGAGTCCATCCGCGACTGGCCCGACCAGCGCGCTCTGTCGGCATGGATCCGCGAGGCGGGCTGGACCGACGTGGCGTATCGCAACCTGTCCTTCGGCATCGTCGCCCTGCACCGGGCCCGCAAGCCCGAGTGA
- a CDS encoding isochorismate synthase yields the protein MSTRLVVETREIDPVEDLLAYADPAVPLAWLRRGDGIVAVGSGTVAEIRVPPGEDVARSAIIASAWQELVRDAEIDDPLGLPGTGLIAFGALTFDEDSSADSVLLVPSTVIGRHRGRSWLTRIRSSDSDASHVADPQTYGPHWAGTVGPGAQSPQGYQDSVRGALSRIADGELSKVVLARDLTGSIPAGSDLRRLVRALSSGYPDTWAFAVDGLIGASPETLVTVQNRTVTARVLAGTIGRGPDADADTVASAHLASSTKDLDEHEYAVQSVLASLRPHTRVLAASEQPFLLKLPNLFHLATDVEGELAEGESSLDLIGALHPTAAVAGTPTPAAIAAIRELEPFDRGRYAGPVGWVDASGNGEWAIALRCAQFTAGAEDIAVTAYAGAGIVAGSDPESELLETRVKFRPLVDALA from the coding sequence GTGAGCACGAGGCTGGTCGTGGAGACCCGCGAGATCGACCCGGTCGAAGACCTTCTGGCGTACGCCGACCCCGCTGTACCCCTGGCGTGGCTGCGCCGCGGCGACGGCATCGTCGCGGTGGGTTCCGGCACCGTCGCCGAGATCCGGGTTCCTCCTGGCGAAGACGTCGCACGCTCGGCGATCATCGCCTCGGCCTGGCAGGAGCTCGTGCGGGACGCCGAGATCGACGACCCGCTGGGCCTCCCCGGCACCGGCCTCATCGCATTCGGTGCGCTCACGTTCGATGAGGACTCGAGCGCCGACAGTGTGCTCCTCGTCCCCTCCACCGTCATCGGGCGCCACCGCGGGCGCAGCTGGCTGACCCGCATCCGCTCCTCCGATTCCGACGCGTCGCATGTGGCGGATCCGCAGACCTACGGCCCGCACTGGGCGGGAACCGTCGGCCCCGGCGCACAGAGCCCCCAGGGGTATCAGGACTCGGTGCGCGGCGCGCTCTCCCGCATCGCCGACGGCGAGCTCAGCAAGGTCGTGCTCGCGCGCGACCTCACCGGCAGCATCCCCGCCGGGTCCGATCTGCGCCGACTCGTGCGCGCCCTCTCGAGCGGCTACCCCGACACCTGGGCGTTCGCGGTCGACGGATTGATCGGTGCGAGCCCCGAGACGCTGGTCACCGTGCAGAACCGCACGGTGACGGCCCGCGTGCTCGCGGGCACGATCGGCCGCGGACCGGATGCCGACGCCGACACCGTCGCCTCGGCCCACCTCGCATCGAGCACGAAGGATCTCGATGAGCACGAGTACGCCGTGCAGAGCGTGCTCGCCTCGCTGCGCCCGCACACGCGTGTGCTGGCAGCGAGCGAGCAGCCCTTCCTGCTGAAACTGCCGAACCTGTTCCACCTCGCGACCGATGTCGAGGGAGAGCTCGCCGAGGGCGAGTCGTCGCTCGACCTGATCGGCGCGCTGCATCCCACCGCCGCGGTCGCCGGCACCCCGACCCCTGCGGCGATCGCCGCTATTCGCGAGCTCGAGCCCTTCGACCGTGGCCGCTATGCCGGGCCGGTCGGCTGGGTGGATGCGTCGGGCAACGGCGAGTGGGCCATCGCGCTGCGCTGCGCCCAGTTCACCGCCGGCGCCGAGGACATCGCGGTCACGGCCTATGCGGGTGCGGGTATCGTCGCCGGGTCCGACCCCGAGTCGGAGCTGCTGGAGACGCGGGTGAAGTTCCGCCCGCTCGTCGACGCGCTCGCCTGA
- a CDS encoding PPK2 family polyphosphate kinase: MNAHAWTRELQVGEGFRLADVDPESKPGFSGGKAEGARALAAGLDDLNELQERLFAESRAGVAKDAVLLVLQAMDSAGKGGIVRHVVGGVDPQGVSLTAFKAPTDEERSHDFLWRIAKRLPEPGFIGVFDRSHYEDVLIGRVRGLAAPEEIEGRYAAINQFEADAAASGIRIVKVMLHISRDEQKERLMERLERPDKHWKYNPGDVDERLLWDEYMAAYQTVFERTSTEVAPWHVVPANAKWYARLAVQELLLAALEDIDPQWPKADFDVAAEKKRLAAS; this comes from the coding sequence ATGAACGCACATGCCTGGACACGCGAGCTGCAGGTCGGTGAGGGATTCCGTCTCGCCGATGTCGACCCTGAAAGCAAGCCGGGGTTCTCCGGTGGCAAAGCCGAGGGCGCCCGCGCTCTCGCGGCCGGGCTCGACGACCTGAACGAGCTGCAGGAGCGACTGTTCGCCGAGAGCCGCGCCGGCGTCGCCAAGGACGCGGTGCTTCTCGTGCTGCAGGCGATGGACTCGGCCGGCAAGGGCGGCATCGTGCGTCACGTCGTCGGCGGGGTCGACCCCCAGGGCGTCTCGCTCACCGCGTTCAAGGCGCCGACCGACGAGGAGCGCTCGCACGACTTCCTCTGGCGCATCGCGAAGCGCCTGCCGGAGCCCGGGTTCATCGGGGTGTTCGATCGTTCACACTACGAGGACGTGCTGATCGGACGAGTGCGGGGACTCGCGGCGCCGGAGGAGATCGAGGGGCGATACGCGGCGATCAATCAGTTCGAAGCGGATGCCGCGGCATCCGGCATCCGGATCGTCAAGGTCATGCTGCACATCTCCCGCGACGAGCAGAAGGAACGCCTCATGGAGCGGCTCGAGCGGCCGGACAAGCACTGGAAGTACAACCCGGGCGACGTCGACGAGCGGCTGCTGTGGGACGAGTACATGGCCGCGTATCAGACGGTCTTCGAGCGCACCTCGACCGAGGTCGCGCCCTGGCACGTGGTTCCGGCGAACGCCAAGTGGTACGCCCGGCTCGCGGTGCAGGAGCTGCTGCTCGCGGCCCTCGAAGACATCGACCCGCAGTGGCCGAAGGCGGACTTCGACGTGGCGGCCGAGAAGAAGCGCCTCGCCGCCAGCTGA
- the menD gene encoding 2-succinyl-5-enolpyruvyl-6-hydroxy-3-cyclohexene-1-carboxylic-acid synthase: MRASPATDAAASLIADLIAHGVRDLVLSPGSRSQALALAAVHFHGRGLLRVHVRIDERVAGFTALGLSRETGAPTAVVCTSGTAVANLLPAVMEAFHAGVPLLLLTADRPPELRGVGANQATIQPGVFTPFVRLSLDAPVPGDGDWSGLAAGAVSVACGADAEGGLPGVAGPVHLNLPAREPLSGTVPLFEVEPGSVPLRVAEPARVLEQGPRTVVIAGADAGADAEEIAHQGSWPLIAEIVSGARFGRRVVHGYRALLNDPALGGRIERAVVLGHPTLSREAARLLSRSEVEVIAVRRGGEALDLNGRTTPAASVSVAPGEADREWLGAWMAASAALAVDLSERAPDVDGLASKDFTARRDAVQAELEAVRRPLYRELLVDAVWRATWPHDRLVFGSSRLVRVADSVLGGKKVPVHANRGLAGIDGIIATATGIAAASQAEGAQGITRVLLGDLAFLHDVGALLLPPDEPQPRLQVIVGNDGGGTIFDGLEVAASAPPADLDRAFYTPHDVHLEHLALAYGWAYHRVTTRAALDQVLTTPAAGRQLIEVPLPR, from the coding sequence GTGAGGGCTTCTCCGGCGACGGATGCCGCGGCCTCCCTGATTGCAGACCTCATCGCGCACGGCGTGCGCGATCTCGTGCTCTCGCCGGGATCCCGGTCCCAGGCACTCGCCCTCGCGGCGGTGCACTTCCACGGACGCGGCCTGCTCCGCGTGCACGTGCGCATCGACGAGCGGGTCGCGGGCTTCACTGCCCTCGGGCTCTCGCGCGAGACCGGCGCTCCGACGGCCGTCGTCTGCACCTCGGGAACCGCCGTGGCGAACCTGCTCCCTGCCGTGATGGAGGCCTTTCACGCCGGCGTCCCGCTGCTGCTCCTCACCGCCGATCGGCCGCCCGAACTGCGCGGTGTCGGGGCGAATCAGGCGACGATCCAACCAGGGGTGTTCACGCCGTTCGTGCGCCTGTCGCTCGACGCGCCCGTGCCGGGCGACGGGGACTGGTCGGGTCTCGCGGCCGGTGCAGTGTCGGTGGCGTGCGGAGCGGATGCCGAGGGCGGACTGCCCGGCGTCGCCGGCCCCGTGCATCTGAACCTGCCCGCGCGTGAGCCGCTGTCGGGAACGGTGCCGCTCTTCGAGGTCGAACCCGGCTCCGTGCCCCTGCGCGTCGCCGAGCCCGCGAGGGTGCTCGAGCAGGGACCGCGCACCGTCGTGATCGCCGGGGCTGACGCCGGTGCCGACGCCGAGGAGATCGCGCACCAGGGTTCGTGGCCGCTGATCGCCGAGATCGTGAGCGGGGCGCGCTTCGGACGCCGCGTCGTGCACGGATACCGGGCGCTGCTGAACGACCCCGCGCTGGGCGGACGGATCGAACGCGCGGTGGTGCTCGGGCACCCGACCCTCAGCCGCGAAGCGGCCCGCCTGCTCTCCCGCTCCGAGGTCGAGGTGATCGCGGTGCGTCGTGGGGGAGAGGCGCTGGATCTGAACGGACGGACCACGCCAGCGGCATCCGTCTCGGTCGCGCCCGGCGAGGCGGATCGCGAGTGGCTCGGCGCATGGATGGCGGCATCCGCCGCTCTCGCCGTCGATCTCAGCGAGCGCGCTCCGGACGTCGACGGGCTCGCCTCCAAGGACTTCACCGCGCGTCGCGACGCCGTGCAGGCCGAACTCGAGGCGGTGCGCCGCCCGCTCTACCGCGAGCTGCTCGTCGACGCCGTGTGGCGGGCGACATGGCCGCACGACCGGCTGGTGTTCGGGTCTTCGCGCCTCGTCCGCGTGGCCGACTCGGTGCTCGGCGGCAAGAAGGTGCCCGTCCATGCGAACCGCGGACTCGCCGGCATCGACGGGATCATCGCGACGGCGACCGGCATCGCTGCGGCCTCGCAGGCCGAGGGCGCGCAGGGCATCACCCGGGTGCTGCTCGGAGATCTCGCCTTCCTGCACGACGTCGGCGCACTGCTGCTGCCGCCCGACGAACCGCAGCCCCGGCTGCAGGTGATCGTCGGCAACGACGGTGGCGGCACGATCTTCGACGGCCTCGAGGTCGCCGCATCCGCTCCGCCAGCCGACCTGGATCGCGCCTTCTACACTCCGCATGACGTGCACCTCGAGCATCTCGCTCTCGCCTACGGTTGGGCCTACCACCGCGTGACGACCAGGGCCGCTCTCGATCAGGTGCTCACGACGCCTGCAGCGGGGCGGCAGCTGATCGAGGTGCCGCTGCCGCGCTGA
- a CDS encoding PLDc N-terminal domain-containing protein, which produces MARLLIVGGFLAAVFWVFSIVDCAVQPATRHRGVPKGVWIAIVIVVPVIGGILWFTIGRRRADDQDARPYAPDDDPAFLRSIDKKEQDARIAELEAELARLEDEGDAPDARP; this is translated from the coding sequence GTGGCGAGATTGTTGATCGTCGGTGGATTTCTGGCCGCCGTGTTCTGGGTGTTCAGCATCGTCGACTGCGCCGTGCAGCCGGCGACGCGGCACCGCGGCGTGCCCAAGGGCGTGTGGATCGCGATCGTCATCGTCGTCCCGGTGATCGGCGGGATCCTCTGGTTCACGATCGGACGCCGGCGCGCCGATGACCAGGACGCGCGGCCCTACGCACCCGATGACGACCCCGCGTTCCTGCGGAGCATCGACAAGAAGGAACAGGACGCTCGCATCGCCGAGCTCGAGGCCGAGCTCGCGCGTCTCGAGGACGAGGGCGACGCCCCGGACGCGCGTCCGTGA
- a CDS encoding DsbA family protein, which produces MSGDPMKTSFKAVIITIAVIVLLALAAIVYAMNQQAQKPTGDGETVRPDSHVLDEGGADAVTLVEFLDFECPSCGQFFPIVEDLREKHDGDITYVVRYFPLPGHINSTQAALAAEAAAQQDRFEDMYRTLFETQQQWSGQPTETPEVFRTLAEDLGLDMPAYDAAIADPATLERVLSDKSDGEALGVQSTPSFFIDGELLELTAWGDLETAIEKALQD; this is translated from the coding sequence GTGTCTGGAGACCCCATGAAGACCTCGTTCAAAGCCGTCATCATCACCATCGCCGTCATCGTCCTGCTCGCCCTCGCCGCCATCGTCTACGCCATGAACCAGCAAGCCCAGAAGCCCACCGGAGACGGCGAAACCGTCCGTCCCGATTCGCACGTCCTCGACGAGGGAGGAGCGGATGCGGTCACCCTCGTCGAGTTCCTCGACTTCGAGTGCCCGTCGTGCGGGCAGTTCTTCCCGATCGTGGAGGACCTGCGCGAGAAGCACGACGGCGACATCACGTACGTCGTGCGCTACTTCCCGCTGCCCGGCCACATCAACTCCACCCAAGCCGCGCTCGCTGCGGAGGCCGCGGCTCAGCAGGATCGCTTCGAGGACATGTACCGCACCCTGTTCGAGACGCAGCAGCAGTGGAGCGGGCAGCCGACCGAGACACCCGAGGTGTTCCGGACGCTCGCCGAGGACCTCGGTCTCGACATGCCCGCCTACGACGCGGCGATCGCGGATCCGGCCACGCTCGAGCGCGTCCTCTCCGACAAATCCGACGGAGAGGCCCTCGGCGTGCAGAGCACCCCGTCGTTCTTCATCGACGGGGAGCTGCTCGAGCTCACCGCGTGGGGCGACCTGGAGACCGCGATCGAGAAGGCGCTCCAGGACTAG